The following are encoded together in the Coriobacteriia bacterium genome:
- a CDS encoding glutamate-5-semialdehyde dehydrogenase: MSEVRRLAEDARDAATALAITSTEQRNRALLVMSHALVTKQEEIIAANEVDMSAAREKGVAAGLLDRLELTPARLKAMSEALKAVSILSDPIGEVLEGYTLPNGIELTKVRVPLGVVAMIYEARPNVTADAAGLCVKTGNAVILRGGSMAHQSNLTLASVLAQAAESAGLPRAAIQCIQTTDHAAAEELMGLHGLVDVLIPRGGEGLIRSCVENSKVPVIETGTGNCHIYVHEAADAEKARRIVVNAKCQRPSVCNAAESLLIDDAIYERVLPTILKELEDNGVTMFADEKTRGLGAVHRIEPASEADWGTEYHDLRMSVKVVSGLDEAIRHINKYGTKHSEAIITEDYSASRRFLHEVDASSVYVNASTRFTDGGEFGLGAEIGISTQKLHARGPMGLDALTSTKYLLMGNGQIRE; the protein is encoded by the coding sequence ATGTCAGAGGTACGTCGACTTGCCGAGGACGCACGGGACGCTGCGACAGCGCTGGCGATCACGTCCACCGAACAGCGGAACAGGGCCTTGCTTGTGATGTCACACGCTCTTGTGACGAAGCAGGAGGAGATCATTGCCGCGAATGAGGTCGACATGTCGGCGGCTCGCGAGAAGGGTGTGGCTGCGGGGCTGCTCGATCGGCTCGAGCTGACGCCGGCCCGCCTCAAGGCGATGTCAGAGGCGCTCAAGGCCGTATCGATCCTCTCCGACCCCATCGGCGAGGTGCTCGAAGGTTACACGTTGCCCAACGGTATCGAGCTGACGAAGGTGCGCGTGCCTCTCGGCGTGGTTGCGATGATCTATGAGGCGCGACCGAATGTCACTGCCGACGCGGCAGGTCTGTGCGTCAAGACGGGCAACGCCGTCATCTTGCGCGGCGGCTCCATGGCACACCAGAGCAATCTCACCCTCGCGTCGGTACTCGCACAGGCCGCCGAGAGCGCGGGTCTGCCTCGGGCAGCCATCCAGTGCATCCAGACGACGGATCATGCGGCCGCCGAAGAGCTGATGGGCCTGCACGGCCTCGTCGACGTTCTCATTCCGCGTGGCGGCGAGGGGCTTATCCGTAGCTGCGTTGAGAATTCGAAGGTACCGGTGATCGAGACGGGCACCGGCAACTGTCACATATACGTCCACGAGGCTGCCGATGCGGAGAAGGCGCGGCGCATCGTCGTCAACGCGAAGTGCCAGCGGCCCAGCGTCTGCAACGCAGCCGAGTCGCTGCTCATCGACGATGCCATCTACGAGCGGGTTCTGCCCACTATCCTCAAGGAACTTGAGGACAACGGCGTCACGATGTTCGCTGATGAGAAGACACGGGGACTCGGTGCCGTACACCGTATCGAGCCGGCGTCTGAGGCTGACTGGGGCACTGAATACCACGACCTACGGATGTCGGTGAAGGTCGTCTCGGGGCTCGACGAGGCGATTCGTCACATCAACAAGTACGGCACCAAGCACTCTGAGGCGATCATCACGGAAGACTACTCGGCGTCCCGTCGGTTCCTGCACGAAGTCGACGCCTCCTCGGTGTACGTCAACGCCTCGACGCGATTCACCGACGGCGGCGAGTTCGGCCTCGGCGCGGAGATCGGCATCTCCACACAGAAGCTGCATGCGCGCGGTCCCATGGGTCTCGATGCGCTCACGTCCACCAAGTACCTGCTGATGGGGAACGGGCAGATCCGAGAGTGA
- the proB gene encoding glutamate 5-kinase — protein MAARRIVIKVGSSTLASESGGVDREYVGALVDQVRELAGGGAQVVIVTSGAIAAGVERLGLAQRPSDMPGLQAAASVGQVALLEVYSDSLSEAGLIAGQVLLTRHDTGHRESFLHARDTFERLLDLGAVPVVNENDTVAVDEIRFGDNDTLAALVATMVHADLVVLLSDIEGLYDADPRVSTEAKLLSQVDVLTDDLVAAAGGAGTDVGSGGMATKIDAAKMLMKAGIPMVICDGRRAGVVVDAVAGKQVGTVFDGGEGSIGARKLWIALGSKPAGEIVIDDGARQAIRTKNTSLLPAGVVAVSGRFAAGDPIAVCDVSGAVVARGLSEMSSEDLDRVKGLKSGQAVEVLPHLAGKPVVHRDHMVVL, from the coding sequence ATGGCTGCGCGCCGAATCGTGATCAAAGTGGGCTCCTCGACACTGGCCAGTGAGTCCGGTGGCGTCGATCGCGAATACGTCGGCGCACTCGTTGACCAGGTGAGGGAGCTCGCTGGAGGTGGCGCGCAGGTTGTGATCGTCACCTCTGGCGCCATAGCTGCGGGCGTCGAGCGACTCGGTCTGGCGCAGCGACCCTCCGACATGCCGGGACTGCAGGCCGCGGCCTCAGTTGGGCAGGTTGCGCTGCTTGAGGTCTATTCGGACAGCCTCTCCGAGGCGGGACTCATCGCCGGCCAGGTGCTGCTCACGCGACACGATACCGGCCATCGCGAGTCCTTCCTGCATGCGCGCGACACCTTCGAACGGCTTCTGGATCTGGGCGCCGTTCCCGTGGTCAACGAGAACGACACGGTTGCGGTCGATGAGATTCGCTTTGGCGACAACGACACGCTTGCCGCGTTGGTGGCGACCATGGTGCATGCAGACCTGGTTGTGCTGCTCTCCGACATCGAGGGTCTCTACGACGCCGACCCCAGGGTCTCGACCGAGGCAAAGCTCCTCTCGCAGGTCGATGTGCTCACCGATGATCTCGTTGCAGCGGCCGGCGGCGCCGGAACGGACGTCGGCAGCGGGGGAATGGCCACCAAGATCGACGCCGCCAAGATGCTGATGAAGGCCGGGATTCCCATGGTCATCTGCGATGGCAGACGGGCGGGTGTCGTTGTTGACGCTGTCGCCGGTAAGCAGGTGGGCACGGTCTTCGATGGCGGCGAGGGCTCGATCGGGGCACGAAAGCTGTGGATCGCCTTGGGTAGCAAACCCGCCGGTGAGATCGTGATTGACGATGGTGCTCGCCAGGCGATTCGTACCAAGAACACGTCGTTGCTCCCAGCGGGAGTAGTTGCGGTATCTGGACGGTTCGCGGCCGGGGACCCGATAGCTGTTTGCGATGTAAGCGGCGCCGTCGTCGCCCGAGGGCTGTCTGAGATGTCCTCGGAAGACTTGGATCGCGTCAAAGGGCTGAAGAGCGGTCAGGCCGTTGAGGTGCTGCCGCACTTAGCGGGCAAGCCGGTGGTTCATCGGGACCACATGGTGGTTCTCTAG
- the obgE gene encoding GTPase ObgE, which yields MFIDEVKIHVKAGDGGAGCMSFRREAHVPRGGPDGGDGGRGADVVLEADPAVSSLIDYRFKHHFKAGRGTHGKGQKLHGARGDELVLKVPLGTIVRDAETGDVLGDLTVPMQRIVVAQGGHGGRGNIHFVTPTRRAPAFAELGEPGYERWIELEMKLLADAALVGMPSVGKSSLIARMSAARPKIADYPFTTLVPNLGVVKAGERSFVAADVPGLIEGASEGKGLGHAFLRHIERTALIIHVVDLTGSYESRDPLEDYAIINRELELHAEDLASRPRVVVGNKADVAGTEEASARMRAAAEADGARYFEVSALTGKGLDSLILAVGELVHELRSSAVRDFSADSHKVWTHGRDKSKEFSVRNMGGGVFQVEGRSIERMVIMTEWNNEEAIAFLQKRLVKAGVEKALEEAGAVDGDEIRIVGRSFDFESALKRDPEIGFIEDEWDDDDYDQSGGEG from the coding sequence GTGTTTATCGACGAGGTAAAGATCCACGTAAAGGCCGGAGACGGCGGTGCAGGATGCATGTCCTTCCGCCGAGAGGCCCACGTGCCCCGAGGCGGTCCTGACGGCGGTGACGGCGGCCGCGGTGCTGACGTCGTTCTTGAGGCAGACCCCGCCGTCTCCTCGCTGATCGATTACCGATTCAAGCATCACTTCAAGGCTGGCCGCGGAACCCACGGCAAGGGCCAGAAGCTGCACGGTGCGCGCGGTGATGAGCTCGTGCTCAAGGTTCCGCTCGGTACGATCGTGCGTGATGCGGAAACCGGTGACGTCCTCGGCGACTTGACCGTCCCGATGCAGCGTATCGTGGTCGCCCAGGGTGGTCACGGGGGGCGCGGCAACATCCACTTCGTGACGCCGACACGACGAGCGCCTGCGTTCGCTGAACTCGGCGAGCCCGGATACGAGCGCTGGATCGAACTCGAGATGAAGCTCCTGGCCGACGCGGCGCTCGTAGGAATGCCGAGTGTCGGCAAGAGCTCGCTCATCGCGCGTATGAGTGCTGCTCGTCCGAAGATCGCCGACTACCCGTTCACCACGCTGGTTCCCAACCTTGGCGTCGTGAAGGCGGGCGAGCGATCGTTCGTCGCCGCCGACGTACCCGGACTGATCGAGGGTGCGAGCGAGGGAAAGGGGCTGGGGCACGCGTTCTTGCGGCACATCGAGCGCACGGCGCTCATTATTCATGTCGTCGACCTGACCGGCAGCTATGAGAGCCGCGATCCGCTCGAGGACTACGCGATCATCAATCGCGAACTCGAGCTGCACGCTGAGGACTTGGCTTCGCGACCGCGCGTGGTCGTCGGCAACAAGGCCGACGTCGCCGGCACCGAGGAAGCATCTGCGCGCATGCGCGCGGCTGCGGAGGCGGACGGGGCGCGCTACTTCGAGGTGTCTGCACTGACCGGGAAAGGCCTCGACTCTCTGATACTCGCTGTGGGAGAGCTCGTCCACGAGCTGCGCAGCTCCGCTGTTCGTGACTTCAGCGCCGACAGCCACAAGGTGTGGACGCACGGTCGCGACAAGAGCAAAGAGTTCTCGGTTCGCAACATGGGTGGCGGCGTCTTCCAAGTCGAGGGGCGCTCCATCGAGCGCATGGTCATCATGACCGAGTGGAACAACGAGGAAGCCATCGCGTTCCTGCAGAAACGGCTGGTCAAGGCGGGGGTCGAGAAGGCCCTCGAAGAGGCAGGTGCCGTTGACGGCGACGAGATCCGCATCGTCGGCCGCAGCTTCGATTTCGAGAGTGCCCTCAAGCGGGACCCCGAGATCGGGTTCATCGAAGATGAGTGGGATGACGACGATTATGACCAGTCCGGAGGCGAAGGCTGA
- the rpmA gene encoding 50S ribosomal protein L27 produces MAHKKGLGSTKNGRDSKAKRLGVKRFAGQEVNAGTIIVRQRGTHIHPGDNVGRGGDDTLFALTAGTVQFTHGLKRRVHVRPFEA; encoded by the coding sequence ATGGCACACAAGAAGGGCCTCGGCTCCACAAAGAACGGTCGCGACTCCAAGGCCAAGCGCCTCGGCGTCAAGCGGTTCGCCGGCCAAGAGGTCAACGCAGGCACCATCATCGTGCGTCAGCGCGGTACCCACATCCACCCCGGCGACAACGTCGGTCGTGGCGGTGACGATACGCTGTTCGCGCTGACGGCCGGTACCGTGCAGTTCACGCACGGTCTGAAGCGTCGCGTTCACGTGCGACCGTTCGAGGCTTAA
- the rplU gene encoding 50S ribosomal protein L21: MYAIVATGGKQLKVAAGDVVTVEKLDAAVGESVTFDVIFLADGEEITVDPTVLATAKVTAEVIEQFKGEKAIIFKFKKRKGYKRLKGHRQNLTKVRITDISAAAEKPKAKKAPAKKAAEKVEAPAEPVAVDAPAAEQE; the protein is encoded by the coding sequence ATGTACGCAATCGTTGCCACCGGCGGCAAGCAGCTCAAGGTCGCAGCCGGCGACGTCGTCACTGTTGAGAAGCTCGACGCCGCTGTTGGCGAGAGCGTCACATTCGACGTCATTTTCCTGGCTGATGGTGAAGAGATCACCGTCGATCCGACCGTGCTCGCTACCGCAAAGGTGACCGCTGAGGTCATCGAGCAGTTCAAGGGCGAGAAGGCCATCATCTTCAAGTTCAAGAAGCGTAAGGGCTACAAGCGCCTCAAGGGTCATCGTCAGAACCTGACGAAGGTCCGTATCACCGACATCTCCGCTGCGGCTGAGAAGCCCAAGGCGAAGAAGGCCCCTGCCAAGAAGGCCGCCGAGAAGGTCGAGGCTCCCGCGGAGCCCGTCGCCGTCGACGCACCCGCCGCCGAGCAGGAGTAA
- a CDS encoding Rne/Rng family ribonuclease translates to MAEPTREMLISHDNNETRVAMLEDRELVELYIERPKRSVVGNVYLGKVSDVLPGMQAAFVDIGLEKNAFLYVDEVIAPDGVDGVPKRDIQSLLRPGQQIMVQVIKDAMGTKGARVTTEVSLPGRFLVLMPFSEFVGVSKRLPETERDRLHEIIHRHVPGKMGVIVRTVAQGASERDLINDLEFLLRLWKRVNHQSTEALAPEVIYTEMDLSLRLVRDVFSSEFRRMTIDDKSTFEKVTSFLKKTSPDLVKLVQLYRERASLFEAFGLQPTIDSALRRTVPLPSGGYLTIDKTEALTAVDVNTGRFVGRKNLEETILRTNLEAADETVRQLRLRDIGGIIVVDFIDMEDAPHRTLLQQRVAAALARDRTKTRMSDVSKLGLVEITRKNVTDGLYGVLTEPCPHCGGEGRVVSRTTRRIAVERRMREILRTGKSNAYLFGLNPQTYELVTAPGLNTAASLRAETGRQVSIVPDEECAPTEVRILIEGKTGLLRRSFD, encoded by the coding sequence GTGGCTGAACCAACTCGCGAGATGCTTATCTCGCACGACAACAACGAGACCCGAGTCGCAATGCTTGAAGACCGGGAACTCGTTGAGCTCTACATCGAGCGTCCAAAACGCAGTGTCGTAGGCAACGTCTACCTGGGCAAGGTGTCTGACGTGCTGCCTGGGATGCAGGCGGCATTCGTCGATATCGGCCTGGAGAAGAACGCCTTCCTCTACGTCGATGAGGTCATCGCGCCGGACGGCGTCGATGGCGTGCCCAAGCGCGACATCCAGTCCCTGCTCAGGCCGGGGCAACAGATCATGGTGCAGGTCATCAAGGATGCGATGGGCACCAAGGGCGCGCGAGTGACCACCGAGGTATCGCTGCCCGGACGCTTTCTCGTGCTGATGCCGTTTTCCGAGTTCGTGGGCGTGAGCAAGCGCCTGCCGGAGACCGAGCGTGACAGGCTCCACGAGATCATCCACCGTCACGTGCCGGGCAAGATGGGCGTGATCGTCCGAACGGTGGCACAGGGGGCATCCGAGCGCGATCTCATCAACGATCTCGAGTTCCTGCTGCGGCTCTGGAAGCGTGTGAACCATCAGTCGACGGAGGCTCTCGCGCCCGAGGTCATCTACACCGAGATGGACCTTTCGCTCCGGCTGGTTCGCGACGTCTTCTCCAGCGAGTTCCGGCGCATGACCATCGACGACAAGTCGACGTTTGAGAAGGTCACTTCGTTCCTCAAGAAGACGTCGCCGGATCTGGTCAAGCTCGTGCAGCTCTACCGAGAAAGAGCGTCCCTGTTCGAGGCGTTCGGCCTGCAGCCCACGATCGATTCTGCCCTGCGGCGGACCGTCCCACTGCCCAGCGGCGGCTATCTGACGATCGACAAGACCGAGGCTCTCACCGCCGTGGACGTCAACACCGGCCGCTTTGTTGGAAGGAAGAATCTCGAGGAGACCATTCTTCGGACGAATCTAGAGGCGGCCGATGAGACTGTTCGTCAGCTCCGGCTGCGCGACATCGGCGGGATCATCGTCGTCGACTTCATCGACATGGAGGACGCACCGCACCGGACTCTGCTGCAGCAACGCGTAGCCGCTGCTCTGGCCAGAGATCGAACAAAGACCCGGATGAGCGATGTGTCCAAGCTCGGCCTCGTCGAGATCACACGCAAGAACGTCACAGACGGTCTCTACGGCGTCCTCACGGAGCCGTGCCCGCACTGTGGCGGGGAAGGGCGAGTCGTTTCGCGCACGACCCGGCGCATCGCAGTTGAGCGGCGGATGCGCGAGATACTGCGCACGGGCAAGTCGAACGCGTATCTATTCGGGCTCAACCCGCAGACGTACGAGCTTGTGACTGCTCCGGGCCTTAACACCGCCGCATCGCTGCGGGCCGAGACCGGTCGGCAGGTGTCGATCGTCCCTGACGAGGAGTGTGCGCCGACGGAGGTGCGCATCCTGATAGAGGGCAAGACCGGGCTTCTCAGGCGTTCGTTCGACTAG
- a CDS encoding DUF2344 domain-containing protein, with protein MAEGEFRLRVRYGKVGRLRWLSHLEIVHALERIIRRAGLPYALTRGFSPHMKVAFGPALPVGTAGENEYLDVWLTRYTGVEDALGVLAACAPADLAPNLARFVGEKEPSLTAAITIARYEVAIEGKESSTENVRTALESVVSAGTFEVEHKGKHKVFDLARSLPEEARVRDREDGSVVDVTVRMGSQGSLRPELLVVRALETASVDATVLHTTRTDTLIETPEGVWVRPV; from the coding sequence GTGGCTGAGGGTGAGTTCCGACTCAGGGTCCGCTACGGCAAGGTCGGACGCCTGCGATGGTTGTCGCATCTGGAGATCGTCCATGCCCTCGAGCGGATCATTCGCCGAGCAGGACTCCCTTACGCGCTCACACGGGGGTTCAGCCCGCATATGAAGGTCGCGTTCGGTCCCGCGCTACCTGTCGGCACCGCCGGCGAAAACGAGTACCTCGACGTGTGGCTCACGCGGTACACTGGGGTAGAAGATGCTTTGGGGGTTCTTGCGGCTTGCGCTCCTGCGGACTTGGCGCCCAACCTGGCGCGCTTCGTCGGCGAGAAGGAGCCCTCCTTGACCGCGGCGATCACCATCGCACGATATGAAGTGGCGATCGAAGGAAAGGAGTCATCGACCGAGAACGTGCGGACGGCGCTTGAGAGTGTGGTCAGTGCGGGTACTTTCGAAGTTGAGCACAAGGGCAAGCACAAGGTTTTCGATCTAGCGCGCAGCCTCCCGGAAGAGGCGCGTGTCAGGGATCGCGAGGACGGGAGCGTCGTTGACGTGACCGTTCGAATGGGCTCACAAGGCTCGCTCCGCCCGGAGTTGCTCGTCGTTCGTGCCCTCGAGACCGCATCCGTCGATGCGACCGTTTTGCACACGACGCGCACAGACACCTTGATCGAGACACCGGAAGGGGTCTGGGTGCGTCCCGTGTAA
- a CDS encoding TIGR03960 family B12-binding radical SAM protein, with product MTNGGLWPQVERLLASVERPARYIDREWNAVHQPGADYRAALVYPDTYEIGQANQAIAILYATLNGLPAVVAERAYLPWLDMSTAMRDAGVPLFSLESCTALSEFDLIGITVPYELTYSNILEVLDLAGLPIRASERTEAHPLVIGGGPSAFNPEPFAPFFDAVLVGEGEEAVADIVAAHRAAKQSGLDRAATLMALSAVPGVYVPALYRPEYDADGAFIGVSAVPGAPDVVTKRVLADLDAHRPPTAPIVPFMDVVHDRFGVEVLRGCTRGCRFCQAGMVYRPVRERSADPIVRDVLAGLACTGYDEVSLTSLSTTDHSQLEEVLRRLQRRLEGTGVSVSLPSLRVDAFGVEMARLVSAGGKKSGLTLAPEAGTQRMRDVINKNVTEEDLLGSVQRAFEAGWRRVKLYFMIGLPTETDDDVRGIGELVGRVFRVAREATPPAQRGGLRVAVSVSTFVPKAQTPFQWDAQLPLEEVRRRQSVLRESMPRKGVELHWHDSDVSFLEGVMARGGREVADVIEAAWRDGATFDAWTERFNPSRWAAAFEACGIEPASIANRERTPAEPLPWDHISAGVSKRYLLRERERALTGELTPDCSFESCAGCDVCQDLGVDIVLGGVARG from the coding sequence ATGACGAACGGCGGCCTTTGGCCGCAGGTTGAGCGACTACTCGCTTCCGTCGAGCGCCCGGCGCGCTATATCGATCGCGAGTGGAACGCCGTGCACCAACCGGGTGCCGACTATCGCGCCGCATTGGTGTATCCCGATACCTACGAGATCGGCCAGGCCAATCAGGCGATAGCGATTCTCTACGCCACTCTCAATGGACTGCCGGCGGTCGTCGCGGAGAGGGCGTATCTCCCGTGGCTCGACATGAGTACGGCGATGCGCGATGCCGGCGTCCCACTGTTTTCACTCGAGTCGTGCACCGCGCTGTCCGAGTTCGACCTCATCGGGATAACCGTTCCCTACGAGCTCACCTACTCCAACATCCTTGAGGTTCTCGATCTCGCCGGCCTTCCGATACGGGCGTCCGAGCGAACCGAGGCGCATCCTTTGGTCATCGGTGGTGGGCCGTCGGCCTTCAACCCCGAGCCGTTTGCACCGTTCTTCGACGCCGTACTCGTCGGCGAAGGGGAGGAAGCCGTAGCTGACATCGTCGCTGCGCACCGGGCCGCGAAGCAGTCCGGCCTCGATAGGGCAGCCACGCTCATGGCGCTCTCTGCGGTCCCTGGAGTTTACGTGCCCGCGCTCTACCGGCCCGAGTACGACGCTGATGGCGCCTTCATCGGCGTCTCGGCGGTTCCTGGTGCTCCTGACGTCGTCACAAAGCGCGTACTCGCGGACCTCGATGCGCACCGGCCCCCGACCGCGCCGATCGTGCCGTTCATGGACGTGGTGCATGACCGGTTCGGAGTGGAGGTGCTGCGTGGCTGCACGCGAGGCTGTCGCTTCTGTCAGGCGGGTATGGTGTATCGCCCCGTGCGCGAGCGCAGCGCTGACCCGATCGTCCGAGACGTACTCGCGGGACTCGCATGCACCGGCTACGACGAGGTCTCGCTGACCTCGCTCTCGACCACCGACCACAGCCAGCTCGAGGAGGTCTTGCGCAGGCTCCAGCGCCGCCTTGAGGGCACCGGGGTATCGGTGAGCCTTCCGTCTCTGCGCGTCGACGCATTCGGCGTCGAGATGGCCCGGCTCGTATCGGCCGGCGGGAAGAAGAGCGGCCTTACGCTGGCTCCTGAGGCGGGCACGCAACGCATGCGCGACGTCATCAACAAGAACGTCACCGAGGAGGACCTGCTCGGAAGCGTTCAGCGCGCGTTTGAGGCCGGCTGGAGGCGCGTCAAGCTGTACTTCATGATCGGCTTGCCGACAGAGACTGATGACGACGTCCGTGGCATCGGTGAGCTGGTGGGACGTGTGTTCCGCGTCGCTCGTGAGGCTACGCCGCCGGCACAACGGGGCGGGCTTCGCGTCGCCGTCTCCGTCTCGACGTTCGTACCCAAGGCGCAGACGCCGTTTCAGTGGGATGCCCAACTTCCACTGGAGGAGGTGCGTCGGCGCCAGTCGGTACTGCGCGAGTCGATGCCGCGCAAGGGCGTTGAGTTGCACTGGCATGACTCGGACGTGTCATTCCTCGAAGGTGTGATGGCGCGTGGCGGTCGCGAGGTCGCTGACGTGATCGAGGCAGCGTGGCGTGATGGCGCCACCTTCGATGCATGGACAGAGCGCTTCAACCCGAGCCGATGGGCCGCGGCGTTCGAAGCCTGCGGGATCGAACCCGCTTCGATCGCGAACCGCGAGCGAACGCCTGCCGAGCCGCTACCGTGGGACCACATCTCGGCAGGTGTCTCGAAGCGCTACTTGCTGCGCGAACGCGAGCGTGCGCTCACCGGAGAGCTGACGCCTGACTGCAGCTTTGAGTCGTGCGCCGGTTGCGACGTATGCCAGGACCTCGGTGTCGACATCGTGCTGGGAGGTGTGGCCCGTGGCTGA
- a CDS encoding DUF697 domain-containing protein yields the protein MRLPIDPRDIMSSGAKISEEREREVRVAVFVDVEAPDELVEAIREALRPQTSRARLHVEACAPGETLIIDDAADAVIAITGPGTTLATSIAASREKFVPTVVLALGEHADIASRRLAHPILDTIADNAVDDITVRLGAWLADRVSSKRLALASNFSLVRRAVAMEAVKATSFQNGVIGAVAIIPGADLPIMTANQAKMVLQIAAAYGVPLGAERIKELAAVVGGAFTMRAIARQFLDFIPGIGWAIKGAVGYSGTLAMGYAAIEYFEGGADLSGLGEKLKEARDKAVDAAVRTKGRITGGPESEEPIPAHAYVVVEGEPAPSAPVAALPEVTPAPAVPADPELPSEIGA from the coding sequence ATGAGACTCCCGATCGATCCCAGAGACATCATGAGTTCGGGTGCGAAGATATCCGAGGAGCGGGAGCGCGAGGTTCGCGTCGCGGTCTTCGTGGACGTCGAGGCGCCCGACGAGCTGGTCGAAGCCATCCGAGAGGCGCTGCGCCCCCAGACGTCGCGTGCGCGTCTGCACGTTGAGGCGTGCGCGCCGGGCGAGACGCTCATCATCGACGACGCCGCAGACGCTGTGATTGCGATTACCGGGCCCGGAACCACCCTGGCGACATCCATCGCCGCGAGCCGCGAGAAGTTCGTTCCCACGGTCGTGCTTGCCCTCGGCGAACACGCGGATATCGCCTCGCGCCGCCTGGCCCATCCGATCCTCGATACGATCGCCGACAACGCTGTGGACGACATCACCGTGCGCCTCGGTGCGTGGCTCGCCGACCGCGTCAGCAGTAAGCGCTTGGCGCTGGCATCCAACTTCTCCCTCGTGCGTAGGGCGGTGGCGATGGAGGCGGTCAAGGCGACGTCGTTCCAGAACGGTGTGATCGGTGCCGTGGCCATCATTCCCGGCGCCGACCTGCCGATCATGACGGCGAATCAGGCGAAGATGGTTCTCCAGATCGCCGCCGCCTACGGCGTCCCGCTCGGAGCCGAGCGCATCAAGGAGTTGGCTGCGGTGGTTGGCGGCGCGTTCACGATGCGTGCAATCGCACGGCAGTTCCTCGACTTCATTCCGGGTATCGGGTGGGCGATCAAGGGAGCGGTGGGCTACAGCGGAACGCTCGCCATGGGTTATGCCGCCATCGAGTACTTCGAAGGTGGCGCTGACCTCTCGGGCCTCGGTGAGAAGCTGAAGGAAGCTCGGGACAAGGCGGTCGACGCTGCGGTTCGCACCAAAGGTCGCATCACAGGCGGCCCCGAATCTGAGGAGCCCATCCCCGCTCACGCGTACGTGGTCGTCGAAGGCGAGCCCGCTCCGAGTGCCCCGGTCGCTGCGTTGCCCGAGGTGACGCCGGCGCCAGCTGTCCCGGCAGATCCCGAGCTGCCGTCGGAGATCGGCGCATGA